A window of Sphingobacterium kitahiroshimense genomic DNA:
ACAGCAATTGTTTAATGCGGTCGTCGTACAGAATGAATGGGATTTAGAGCAAGGTACTGTAGATGGCCAGCTATTAAAATTGAGGATCGTGGTACAGGGGGATCAAAAAGCGCTTAGCTTGGACGAAATTAATCTTGATCTCACGCAAAACTCTTCCTTGAAGGATTTCAATGAAATAAAATTGTTTTATACGGGACAGTATCCTAAATCGAATATTAAACAGCCTATTTTTGATGGTACACAGCATCTCGAAGGGAAGATGATTTTTAGGAATAAGGATGTAAAGGATAAATTTTACTTAAAACCAGGTGTTAATTATTTTCTCGTCAGTGCTGCTGTTCAAGATAAAGCGGAAGTCGGGCATCAACTGGGTGCGCTCATTACTCATTTCGTTTTGTCTGGAAAAAAATATAAACCTGAGATCGAGGAATCAAAGGTGAAACAGTTTGTTACTCCTAAAGACAAGAATAATTTTGTTAAAGTGCTACAATGGAATATCTGGCATGGTGGAGTGCATTTGGGTAAAGATAAAGGCCGAGAACGCATTATTGATTTGATCCAAACTTCTAATGCGGATATTATTACCATGCAGGAAGGGTATGGTGCACAGGATACGATCGCAAAAACTTTGGGATTTTATTTACAAACCAAATCTTCAAAGGACAATCTGGCATTGTTCAGTAGATATCCTATCAAGAAGATCCAATCAAGTGAACCGTTTAAATCTAATCCTGCAACGATCAAACTACCTAATGGACGTGATATTATAGTGAATGGCTGCTGGCTTAGATATGCGTATCGACCTGAATATACAAGTGGTTATCAAAACTTTGGTATGGAACCTAAAACCTGGGTTGCAGAAGACGCTATACTTTCTTTGGTGGATGTGAGAAATTTATTAGAAAAGGATGTTGATCCTTATGTTGAATCTGTAGATCAACCTATTATAATAGGCGGAGATTTCAATTCTTATAGTCACCTGGACTGGACAGAGAAAACTAAAGATCTGCATTTTGGTTATGGTGCTGTACCATTTCCGACATCGAAGTTTATGATAGAAAACGGTTTTAAGGATTCTTTTCGTGAAATTAATCCTGACGAATTAGGTAATCAGGGCGGAACTTTTGCACCTATATATGGTCAAATGCCTGATGCCAGAATAGATTTTATTTACTATAAGGGGGCTATTCAGGCGATCTCATCAAAAATCATTAGGACAAGTCCGGAAATTGATGACGTTTGGGCTTCTGATCATGCTGCTGTGATGACGATTTTTGAAACTACGTTAGGTAAAAATATTAATAAATAGATCTCGATCGTACTTTCATGAAGAATTAAAGTTATTAGCAATTGTTTATTTGATCTATACTTTACTAATTGTTCTGAAACCAAAATTCGGGAACAGTGTATCGCGCAAAAAAGTAAAAGTTTTTGAAAAAAAATAATCAATCTGCGATTTGATTTTCTCAAGGTATCTCCAGTAGTACCAGAATTGGATCTACTACTGGAGATTTTAATTTATTGCTTTTCTAGAACCTATTTTTGATTATTAGTACCAATATTATTATTGATACTGTATAATACAAGTTGTGTATTATCACTCGTGCTACTTCCGGGATTGTCGATGATGTATCCTTTGCTGAGAATGGTTTTAATGTAAACTGTATTATTGCTTTCCAGAAAATTGATGGTCCATTGTTGATTTTGGTTTGTCGAATTGGTATATTGAATTAATCCTGTGTTGATGTCATCTATACTTCCTGGAATATCGATAGATTTGGAACTAGCAACGTTTACTAAAGCATACCCAGCGCTTCCGGCAACGATTTTCCATTTTTGTGAATCACTTATGCTATTGCTATACTGTACGATCTGAGCTGCATTAGCGGTACTATTATCGCGAACAGTGAGGTATTTACCGCTGCTTACATTTTTTATTTTGTAGGTATCATTCGCACTGAAAATGGTGAGCGGAATTAATTTTGAGGCTGCTTGTTGATTAAAAATATCTGTTAATGTTATGCGGACTGTATAATTTCCTGATGTTAAACTGCTTGATAACGTGTCCACTCTTTTTTCGGGTTTAATTTTCTCCTGCGTTTGTATTACAGACCCTGAAGCATTTAAAAGCTCAAGTTTATAACTAAGCTGCGGTGATTTGTTTTCATTTATTCCCCAGGATACAATCAGCTTGTTGTTGTGGTAACGTGCAGTACTATAGCTGTTTTCTATGGTCGTTAATTCCGGTGCATTACCTTGACCTGCCTGTTCTGGTAAATTTAGTACCCGCCCTGTACCAAAGGCTGGATCTGGCGTGGTGGAACCGCCGTGTTCCATGAAATATGCGTCTTCTGTACTGTTGTATCCGACATTAAAGGCGCGATCAAATTGACCATTACGTACTGAATCATTGTCATTGGCAGAGAAATATCGGCTACTTGATTTTTCCCAAACGTTATTGATACTTAAATTCCAATTGTCTTTAAGAAATGCTTTACGGTGAAATCTACCATCATAATTTGGATTATCTCCGACCCAATTTTCTAAAAATGTTCCAGTACCTGACCCCAGATATCCTGCGCTTGCTTCACGGCCAATTGTAGAGGTATGCAACCATTTTCCTGTAGATAAATCTTGAACGAAATTGGCAATATATATTTTTCCATTTTCCTTCCAGGAACGAATGACCATATTATACCAAGTGTTGAGCGTCCAATTATAAGGATTTAATGTCTTTTGCCCATCGCCTTCACCACCAAATCGGCTGGCAATTGTTTTGCTATCGAGATAAGAGTAAAACGCTAAATTATTTGTTGCAGTATTTTTGTCCCACAGTGATGCGAGCATAATATTGGAAGTGCCATAGCGCAGGTCTGGTGTATCTTGAAGTCCCATATAACCGCCGTTATAATTTAGGACAGAAAAGTATTCCGTTTTTGCCGTATTTGTGATCTTTATTTTGCTCATTTTCAATATTGCATCAGAAGTGAAATTGTAAACAAGATGTTGTGAAGGAGCTGCATTACTACCTGTCAATGTGAGGTTAAGTAAATCTTTGTCACTCTGTGAGATTAGATTTGAAGGCTTTTCTAATCCCGATTTTACAATTTCCTTTGAACACGCTATTGTGCTCAATGCAGCGAGAAATACGCTGTGAATCATTAATTTTCTCATAAAAGGATCTGTTTATAATGGGTTATTATTGCGTATTCTTGACGCAATGGTATTAAGGTAGGAAGTTTTCTTTGTATAATTAGCAGCTGATTTTAATGAAATCGATTGCGCAATTTTTAGTGTAATAAAAGAATGTGGGACAGATAGTGAGTTGTTTAAGATGTTGATTTTCAGTTTTATTCGGAACGCTGTTTAAATGATTAAAAAAAAATCATCAGTTTTTTGTTTAGACAAACAAACTTATGCTCGGTTACTATTGTTATATTATTAAGTTGCTAAATATTAAAAACATTAAAATAACATATATTATGGGAAATTTATTATATATAATCGCAGTCATTTTAGTCATTATCTGGGCGATCAGTTTTTTAGGAGGTTTCTACAGTGGCGGTATCATCCACGCTTTATTAGTCATTGCAATAATTGTTGTATTGTTGCGCGTTATTAGAGGAAATGCATAAACTTTAACTTACTGATAAACATTCAGGATATTTCAAGAGGGTAGGTTGAAAAGAGACTTTTTAAAAGTCTCTTTTTTATTATACAGGATCTGAATAAGTTGCAAATGCGTAATCTAATTCCTACTTTTTTGATCTGGAATAAGCAGATGGACTGACGCCTTTGCTATTTTTATAGAAATGAGAGAAATGACTTTCGTCGTTGAATCCAAATTCGTCAGCAATCTGTCTGAAAGTAAAAAGTCCTGACGCTAATCGTTTATCGATCAATGTTATTTTATATGCTGTTAGATAGTCGCGATAACCCATGTCGAAGTTTCTTTTAAAATAGGTGCTGAAGTAAGTAGGTGCAATATTAAAGTGGGCTGCAATTTGTTTAATTTGTATTTGCTTTGGTTCATAAATATGTTGGTGAATATAAGAAACAA
This region includes:
- a CDS encoding lmo0937 family membrane protein → MGNLLYIIAVILVIIWAISFLGGFYSGGIIHALLVIAIIVVLLRVIRGNA
- a CDS encoding endonuclease/exonuclease/phosphatase family protein, giving the protein MQKTESYPRKSNQNLALRLDGHDNDVRTGMGVLRNEWTIEAWIKGDDRIWKEYEAIFGGGEYSDLNSCDNMPLVVKNGYLHSNGAGIIAPEKLDDNWHHVAVSCNGMSTFLYLDGKEVARKDTVVAILPGAIGLNEKKQSFGGLIDEVRIWSKAVSINVIKKWKNKSVERSHPQFSTLVGYYTFDDFKDVVSVNWVGKGHLSYHLRNGRSDYYGELPMAYTVENTNVSFQNFNKKQQLFNAVVVQNEWDLEQGTVDGQLLKLRIVVQGDQKALSLDEINLDLTQNSSLKDFNEIKLFYTGQYPKSNIKQPIFDGTQHLEGKMIFRNKDVKDKFYLKPGVNYFLVSAAVQDKAEVGHQLGALITHFVLSGKKYKPEIEESKVKQFVTPKDKNNFVKVLQWNIWHGGVHLGKDKGRERIIDLIQTSNADIITMQEGYGAQDTIAKTLGFYLQTKSSKDNLALFSRYPIKKIQSSEPFKSNPATIKLPNGRDIIVNGCWLRYAYRPEYTSGYQNFGMEPKTWVAEDAILSLVDVRNLLEKDVDPYVESVDQPIIIGGDFNSYSHLDWTEKTKDLHFGYGAVPFPTSKFMIENGFKDSFREINPDELGNQGGTFAPIYGQMPDARIDFIYYKGAIQAISSKIIRTSPEIDDVWASDHAAVMTIFETTLGKNINK
- a CDS encoding DUF3472 domain-containing protein encodes the protein MRKLMIHSVFLAALSTIACSKEIVKSGLEKPSNLISQSDKDLLNLTLTGSNAAPSQHLVYNFTSDAILKMSKIKITNTAKTEYFSVLNYNGGYMGLQDTPDLRYGTSNIMLASLWDKNTATNNLAFYSYLDSKTIASRFGGEGDGQKTLNPYNWTLNTWYNMVIRSWKENGKIYIANFVQDLSTGKWLHTSTIGREASAGYLGSGTGTFLENWVGDNPNYDGRFHRKAFLKDNWNLSINNVWEKSSSRYFSANDNDSVRNGQFDRAFNVGYNSTEDAYFMEHGGSTTPDPAFGTGRVLNLPEQAGQGNAPELTTIENSYSTARYHNNKLIVSWGINENKSPQLSYKLELLNASGSVIQTQEKIKPEKRVDTLSSSLTSGNYTVRITLTDIFNQQAASKLIPLTIFSANDTYKIKNVSSGKYLTVRDNSTANAAQIVQYSNSISDSQKWKIVAGSAGYALVNVASSKSIDIPGSIDDINTGLIQYTNSTNQNQQWTINFLESNNTVYIKTILSKGYIIDNPGSSTSDNTQLVLYSINNNIGTNNQK